TAGCTGATGCAAACAGACGCCATACCGACGACTTTCCCTCTGAGCGGAGACAAAGTCTGTCTGTTGGAGTTGATGGTGTCACCAGAACTTAGCGGTCGATAGCAGTGAAGGTCTGACTCTGGGCCTGCTGGGGTTGAAGGTGTCACGGATCTCAGTCTCCAGGTAGACACCGGGCACCTTGAAGATGGAGACGGCTGCAAAGGCACATGAAGGTGACTCGGAATGTGAAATGAGCAGCACGTCCACGACGGAATTGGCTCTTACTGTCCCTCAGGTGCATGACGGGCTGCGGCAGCACGCTAAAGTACGGGTGGTGCAGGGCGTCCGCCGCTGACATCCGGTCTGCGGGCGCCAACATCAGCATCTTCTGGACAAGATCTTCGGTTTTATATGGAAGTTGGTTTAACCTGATGAAGAGataataactttattgttaGCATGATTTAAACACTTTAGCATCCGCCTGCTCCTTTTCTCACCTTTTCCAGACGCAGCGAATCGGCTTGGACTCGGATGGAAGAGACCAGTCTGGAACAAAAAGGACCACAACATGACCTCCTCATTCatgctgtcatgtgacatgtcaaTCATCATGGCACCTCTTGTAAAGGCGTGTCTGACCTGGTTGATAATTGGGGAGTCGGGTCAGTCCAGGCCAGTTGTCCTCTGACGGGGCGCCAAGAACCTGCAGGGTCAGGTCATGAGTGATAAGGGTGGGGGGGCTTGGTAGCTTCTGAGTTTCGGAGATAATGGTACCAACCGTCCAGATTTTCCGCAGCTGGTCAAACACATCAGTGAGTCCGGGGAATGCCGGCGCCCCCTGGAGCATCTCCACAAAGATGCACCCGGCTCCCCTGACACACATCGAAATGATATCAAGCTCAAGTCTGTGTTCCACGTCGCACCTGAAGCACACGTACCAGATGTCCAGAGCTGTGGAATAATCTGTAGAACCCAGCAGAACATCCGGGGGCCGGTACCATAGCGTAACTACATCTGATGAGAAACTCTGACAGGGGACAGACTTGGAGCGGGCCAGACCTGCATGAAGAATCTGTTAGAATCTGCGGCAATAAGCACGGCCTGCATGAAGGAACCTACCAAAATCAGCCAGTTTGAGTTCTCCCAAGTAGCTGATGAGCAGGTTCTGAGGCTTCAGGTCGCGGTGGAGGATCTGGCGACCGTGGATGAAGTTCAGGCCCCGCAACAGCTGGAACATGAAGATCTACAAGGAAAGAATGTTCTGTACTTGACAGTTCCTCACTTTATGTACGCGTTCCAGTCCGACGTCGGCGGCCATGACACCTTAATGACGGCTACGTGAAGCACAACGTACATGGAGGCCATACCACCTTCTTCCTCCTACGTATCCTACTACCTAGTTCCTTCTTTGTATCTTACCTCCTACACTCTAAAACCTGGTAAgttaaaaaattatgttttaacagattacataataatatttttgtaatattttcaaaagtttcaagtttacacaaaacaaaaattaatgatgttaagaagtgtatttagaaggtagtaaacaggtttattatgcctaatatgttgtattttcttttatgatgtctactatattgggtctttgaagtgtaaaggtgactataggggtgttatatcatggttagaggactctaatgatgttaaaaagtgtattgagaaggtagtaaacagctttattatgcctaatatgtcttattgtctcttataaTGTCTAATATATAGGGTAATGGGAGTGGAatggtggctataggggtgttatataatgcctagaggtctctattgatgttaaaaagtgtattgagaaggtggtaaacaggtttattatgcctaatatgttgtattttcttttatgatgtctactatattgggtctttgaagtctaaaggtgactataggggtgttatatcatggtTAGAgtactctaatgatgttaaaaagtgtattgagaaggtagtaaacaggtttattatgcctaatatgtcttattatctcctataatgtctactatgttgggtctttgaagtgtaaaggtgactataggggtgttatgtcatgtccagagggctctaatgatgttaaaaagtgtatttacaaggcggtaaacaggtttattatgcctaatatgttgtattttcttttatgatgtctactatatcgggtctttgaagtgtaaaggtgaatataggggtgttatatcatgttaggaaggctctaatgatgttaaaaagtgtatttagaaggtgataaacaggtttattatgcctaatatgtcgtattttctcttacgatgtctactatattgggtctttgaagtgtaaaggtgaatataggagTGTTATataatatctagagggctctaatgatgttaaaaagtgtatttagaaggtggtaaatggtAATCTGATGCTATCAGACGCTATCAGAGGCTAACAGGTGCTAGCTGATGCTAACAGTTGCTAAATGATGCTATCAGGTGCTCACTGATGCTGATGAAATTTTCTGTTGGCTTAAATTGTCTCGATGTCATCTTATAAATATTGATTTATACAACTCATATTTAGGGAGTAATTCACTTCaaactttcaatatttttcaagtCATAATGTAGGAAATACACTCAAAATTGTGATTGTTAGTAGGAAGAATACTCCTACATATCCTACTAGCTAGTTCCTTTTTTGTATCTTACCTCCTATGTATTCTTCCTCCAACACATCCTATGTCCTACCACCTATTTCCTTCTTTGTATCTTACCTCCTAAGTATTCTTCCGTAGGTATTCTTAGGTATTGGGTGAGGACTCGTACCCGTACGTTGTGAGAGTGCAGACCGCCCGGATGCTGGTTCATGTACTGGGCCAGGTCCGTCTGCTGCAGCGACACAACACCTCACCATgaaccaatccatccatctcagagtcatgtgacctgccGCTGAAGACCACCTTACGTATGTCTCACCACATATTCGAAGACGAAGGTGAGCGAGTCTCTAGTGTGGATGATGTCGTGGAGGAGGACGATGTTGGCATGTTTCAGGCCTTTGAGCAGAGACGctacacataaaacataaaacatggtTTAGCCCAAAAGAGGAGTTCAAATGTCCTAAAATGTCCTAAAACCTTCTCTGATGGCGGTGAACGGCACCCCCTCCTCCGTCTTTGTCTCAATCACTTTCAGCGCCACCAGCTGCCCGTTAATCCTGGATAcaaattcatcatcatcatcatcatgtcgtGATGACATCATACACCATGTGACCTGTCACCTGCTGATGCCTTTGTAAACGGACGCGTATGAGCCTTCACCGAGTTTCTCCAGACTCACGTAAGAGTTGGCTGTTCCGAACTGGAGCTGTGCTttctgaccacacacacacacacacacacacacacatggtcgCATCAAGAAGTTAGCAGAGGTAGCATCGAGTGTACGTTTGTGTAACAGCCAAACCCAGATGGAGAGATCCTGGCAGCTCTTCCTGCTCCACGGGTCGCTGTTACTACGCCCTCGCTGCACCCGAAGGCGTCGCATCTGCAGCGTGTGGAACCAGTGGGGATCCCTGCCAGGAACATCCTGGTCCAACTGGGCCCGGAAGACACAAAACAATCCATGATTAATCAATGAACTCGGGTCGGCTATCCTTtagataactataggggtgttatgtcatgtccagagggctctaatgatgttaaaaagtgtatttagaaggtggtaaacaggtttattatgcctaatatgtcgtattttctcttatgatgtctactacattgggtaatatgagtgtaaaggtgactataggggtgttatatcatgtccagggggctctaatgatgttaaaaagtgtatttagaaggtggtaaacaggtttattatgcttaatatgtctcattttctcctatgatgtctactacattgggcgatagtagtgtaaaggtgactataggggtgttatatcatgtccacagggctctaatgatgttaaaaaagtgtatttagaaggtggtaaatatgtttattatgcttaatatgtctcattttctcctatgatgtctactatattgggtgataggagtgtaaaggtgactataggggtgttatgtcatatccagagggctctaatgatgttaaaaagtgtatttagaaggtggtaaacaggtttattatgcctaatatgtcttattttctcttatgatgtctaccatattggctaatagaagtatacaggtgactataggggtgttatgtcatgtccagaggactctaatgatgttaaaaagtgtatttagtaggtggtaaacaggtttattatgcctaatatgtcttattttctcttatgatgtctactatattgggtaataggagtgtaaatgtgactataggggtgttatgtcatctctagagggctttaatcatTTAAAAGAAACATTCAGAAGTAGTttgattttttgtaattatttttaagcatattttttatctatatgaattatttttgaatgaatgaaaaagtctGTATATAGTTAAATGATGTAATTGTAAAAAAGAAgttatgaatgtatttattttaatgtgagTTACGAATGGAAGTAAAGTATTGTTAAATAGTAATGTAAAAGTAGCCAGAATAGAGGAGGgaaatgttgctgttgttgttgaagtTGCTCCAAGTGtacaagttgcatttttttagtGAAGTTAGCGACCTGAGCAGCCGGAAGAGATGAAGAACTTCGGCTCTTCTTGACGACGCTCTCCTCCATCCTCAGCCCTTCcatttcttcctcttccttgTTTGTTTCTCTCGCCTCGTCGCCATCGCCACAGCAGCACCTCCTCATCCAACGGAACAAGTCCTCCATtaccgtttcttcttcttcttcttcttcttcttctgctgctcaTATGACCGCCGTGCTGTCTGGAG
This window of the Doryrhamphus excisus isolate RoL2022-K1 chromosome 10, RoL_Dexc_1.0, whole genome shotgun sequence genome carries:
- the cdk15 gene encoding cyclin-dependent kinase 15 isoform X1, yielding MEDLFRWMRRCCCGDGDEARETNKEEEEMEGLRMEESVVKKSRSSSSLPAAQLDQDVPGRDPHWFHTLQMRRLRVQRGRSNSDPWSRKSCQDLSIWVWLLHKRTLDATSANFLMRPCVCVCVCVCGQKAQLQFGTANSYVSLEKLGEGSYASVYKGISRINGQLVALKVIETKTEEGVPFTAIREASLLKGLKHANIVLLHDIIHTRDSLTFVFEYVQTDLAQYMNQHPGGLHSHNVRIFMFQLLRGLNFIHGRQILHRDLKPQNLLISYLGELKLADFGLARSKSVPCQSFSSDVVTLWYRPPDVLLGSTDYSTALDIWYVCFRCDVEHRLELDIISMCVRGAGCIFVEMLQGAPAFPGLTDVFDQLRKIWTVLGAPSEDNWPGLTRLPNYQPDWSLPSESKPIRCVWKRLNQLPYKTEDLVQKMLMLAPADRMSAADALHHPYFSVLPQPVMHLRDTVSIFKVPGVYLETEIRDTFNPSRPRVRPSLLSTAKFW
- the cdk15 gene encoding cyclin-dependent kinase 15 isoform X2; protein product: MEDLFRWMRRCCCGDGDEARETNKEEEEMEGLRMEESVVKKSRSSSSLPAAQLDQDVPGRDPHWFHTLQMRRLRVQRGRSNSDPWSRKSCQDLSIWVWLLHKRTLDATSANFLMRPCVCVCVCVCGQKAQLQFGTANSYVSLEKLGEGSYASVYKGISRINGQLVALKVIETKTEEGVPFTAIREASLLKGLKHANIVLLHDIIHTRDSLTFVFEYVQTDLAQYMNQHPGGLHSHNVRIFMFQLLRGLNFIHGRQILHRDLKPQNLLISYLGELKLADFGLARSKSVPCQSFSSDVVTLWYRPPDVLLGSTDYSTALDIWGAGCIFVEMLQGAPAFPGLTDVFDQLRKIWTVLGAPSEDNWPGLTRLPNYQPDWSLPSESKPIRCVWKRLNQLPYKTEDLVQKMLMLAPADRMSAADALHHPYFSVLPQPVMHLRDTVSIFKVPGVYLETEIRDTFNPSRPRVRPSLLSTAKFW
- the cdk15 gene encoding cyclin-dependent kinase 15 isoform X3, whose translation is MEDLFRWMRRCCCGDGDEARETNKEEEEMEGLRMEESVVKKSRSSSSLPAAQLDQDVPGRDPHWFHTLQMRRLRVQRGRSNSDPWSRKSCQDLSIWKAQLQFGTANSYVSLEKLGEGSYASVYKGISRINGQLVALKVIETKTEEGVPFTAIREASLLKGLKHANIVLLHDIIHTRDSLTFVFEYVQTDLAQYMNQHPGGLHSHNVRIFMFQLLRGLNFIHGRQILHRDLKPQNLLISYLGELKLADFGLARSKSVPCQSFSSDVVTLWYRPPDVLLGSTDYSTALDIWGAGCIFVEMLQGAPAFPGLTDVFDQLRKIWTVLGAPSEDNWPGLTRLPNYQPDWSLPSESKPIRCVWKRLNQLPYKTEDLVQKMLMLAPADRMSAADALHHPYFSVLPQPVMHLRDTVSIFKVPGVYLETEIRDTFNPSRPRVRPSLLSTAKFW